CACCATCACCGAACTGGAATCCACTTCACGCAGGAAAGCGCGCGCACGGGTGTAATTTTCGGTAATGATGCTGTCGGTATGGTGCGAACCGTAGGTATTGATGTGGGTAATCGCCGCTTCCATATCCGGCACGACGCGGATAGACAAGATGGGGGCCAGGTATTCCGTCGCCCAGTCCTCCTCCGTGGCAGCAATGCAGGCTGGCAGGATAGTGCGGGTCTGCTCGCAACCGCGCAGTTCCACGCCTTTGGCAGTATAGGCTTCCGCCAGGGGGGGCAACACTTCGGCGGCGATGGCTTCCGCCACCAGCAGGGTTTCCATGGCATTGCAGACGCCGTAGCGGTGGGTCTTGGCGTTTACCGCCACGTTGACGGCCTTGTCGATGTCAGCTTGGTCATCGATGTAGACATGGCAGATACCATCCAGATGCTTGATGACTGGAATGCGCGATTCGGCGCTGACCCGCTCGATCAGTCCTTTGCCACCGCGCGGCACGATCACGTCGACGTATTGTGCCATGCGCAGGAGTTCACCCACAGCAGCACGGTCAGTGGTTTCGACCACTTGCACGCATGATGCGGGCAAGCCTGCCGCTTCCAGCCCTTCGCGCACGCAAGCCGCAATCGCCTGGTTGGAATGGATGGCTTCGGAACCGCCGCGCAGGATGGTGGCGTTGCCGGATTTCAGGCACAAAGCCGCCGCATCCACG
The sequence above is drawn from the Thiothrix nivea DSM 5205 genome and encodes:
- a CDS encoding glutamate-5-semialdehyde dehydrogenase; translated protein: MQGIGQQAKQAAQTLANTDTNVKNNALLRIADVLLERADWLKSENARDLAAGREKGLDAAMLDRLTLSDKTIAGMAEGVRQVATLADPVGTITDLNYRPSGIQVGRMRVPLGVVGIIYESRPNVTVDAAALCLKSGNATILRGGSEAIHSNQAIAACVREGLEAAGLPASCVQVVETTDRAAVGELLRMAQYVDVIVPRGGKGLIERVSAESRIPVIKHLDGICHVYIDDQADIDKAVNVAVNAKTHRYGVCNAMETLLVAEAIAAEVLPPLAEAYTAKGVELRGCEQTRTILPACIAATEEDWATEYLAPILSIRVVPDMEAAITHINTYGSHHTDSIITENYTRARAFLREVDSSSVMVNASTRFADGFEYGFGAEIGISTDKIHARGPVGLEGLTTQKFIVLGDGHIRT